From Pseudoalteromonas sp. R3, one genomic window encodes:
- a CDS encoding Fe(3+) ABC transporter substrate-binding protein, translating into MKSAILTLLAAVNSLSAVAADEVNIYSYRQPFLIQPILDDFTKQTGIKTNVVFAKKGLIERVKREGKHGRADLVLTSNFSAMIQLEELGLTNPIESEAVDKNIPASFRDPDGHWVALTKRVRNVYSSKDRSGKLTNLSYEELADPKYKGKICTRSGKHPYNLGLVASMIAHHGEAETKTWLQGVKANLARKPQGNDRAQVKAVKEGLCDLALGNSYYFGKMLEDSKQKVWADAVYINFPNQTDRGSHLNVSGVVMTKYSKNKENALKLIEFMTDNKAQNMYASMNMEYPVKPGVELSKLVASWGTFKEDSLPLSEISKYRPMALKLIDEVKFDL; encoded by the coding sequence ATGAAAAGTGCAATCTTAACTCTGCTTGCTGCCGTTAATAGTTTATCTGCTGTCGCTGCGGATGAGGTAAACATCTATTCCTATCGTCAACCTTTTCTGATCCAGCCAATTCTGGACGACTTTACTAAGCAGACTGGTATTAAAACCAATGTGGTGTTTGCGAAAAAAGGCCTGATTGAGCGAGTAAAAAGGGAAGGCAAACATGGCCGTGCCGATCTTGTGCTAACCTCGAATTTCAGTGCGATGATCCAGCTTGAGGAGCTTGGGTTGACTAACCCGATAGAAAGTGAAGCGGTTGACAAAAATATTCCAGCTAGCTTTCGGGATCCGGATGGCCACTGGGTCGCCTTGACCAAGCGTGTACGTAATGTTTATTCCTCAAAAGACAGATCAGGAAAGCTAACCAATCTGAGTTATGAGGAACTGGCTGATCCTAAATACAAAGGCAAAATTTGTACGCGTTCAGGTAAACACCCCTACAACCTGGGGCTGGTAGCGTCTATGATTGCACACCATGGTGAAGCTGAAACCAAGACCTGGCTGCAAGGGGTGAAGGCCAATCTGGCACGTAAGCCACAGGGCAACGACCGTGCGCAGGTTAAAGCTGTAAAAGAAGGTCTGTGTGACCTGGCACTGGGCAACAGCTACTACTTTGGTAAAATGCTTGAAGACAGTAAGCAAAAAGTCTGGGCTGATGCGGTTTATATTAATTTCCCAAATCAGACCGACCGTGGCTCGCACCTGAATGTTTCGGGTGTAGTAATGACCAAGTACTCGAAAAACAAAGAAAATGCCTTGAAACTGATCGAGTTTATGACCGACAATAAAGCCCAGAACATGTACGCCTCGATGAATATGGAATATCCGGTTAAACCGGGCGTCGAATTGTCGAAACTAGTGGCATCCTGGGGCACCTTTAAGGAAGACAGCTTACCTTTGTCCGAGATCAGTAAATACCGTCCGATGGCGCTTAAGCTCATCGATGAGGTAAAATTTGACCTGTAA
- a CDS encoding iron ABC transporter permease yields the protein MQLKQSLSSWQCMAWLIGIALSIPLAFLIFEALQGESEVFSHLWQSVLWDYTRNTIVLIAGVVTLSSLIALPLGWLTAYCHFPGKRIFEWALMLPLALPAYIIAYVYTDLLDYAGPVQIWLRQQFGWQGPDDYWFFDLRTLPGAIVMIALVLYPYLYLIFKTALREQSFKLVQASQLMGMSPAQSFFKVSLPLSRGAIVAALALISMETMADFATVHYFAVSTLTTAVYDTWLGYYSLTAAAKISGIMLLFLFVALLLERMSRKTQVVHERQSGVNDTYLYDLTGYQGWLAWGFCMLILGVAFFVPVGILLNYAWHYFDQAWNEEFFNYALQSLKISLYVSAIAMMISLLVVYYQRIEPGKLSPLPGRFASTGYALPGTVLAIAVLLPLTLMDTKLNEWLDGSGFEPGLLLSGTLFAMVFAYVVRFYAIAHGAVESSFVRISPSIDMASLSLGKGRFQTLTRVHMPLLKRGLLTAGLLVFIECMKELPAALLLRPFNFETLATHVYQYVSDEQLELASISALFIVLVGLIPLYWVNRSMEQHN from the coding sequence ATGCAATTAAAACAAAGTCTGTCCTCGTGGCAGTGCATGGCGTGGTTGATAGGCATAGCCCTGTCAATCCCGCTGGCATTTCTGATTTTCGAAGCACTGCAAGGTGAATCGGAAGTATTCAGCCATTTATGGCAGAGTGTGTTATGGGATTATACCCGTAACACCATAGTGCTGATCGCCGGTGTGGTGACGCTCAGCTCACTCATTGCCCTGCCGCTGGGGTGGTTAACAGCCTACTGTCATTTTCCCGGCAAGCGGATATTTGAATGGGCATTGATGTTACCCCTAGCACTTCCTGCTTATATCATCGCTTACGTTTATACTGATTTACTCGATTATGCCGGGCCGGTTCAGATTTGGTTACGACAGCAATTTGGTTGGCAGGGGCCAGATGATTACTGGTTTTTTGACCTGCGCACTTTGCCTGGCGCCATAGTCATGATAGCTCTGGTACTTTATCCCTATCTCTATTTGATTTTCAAAACTGCTTTGCGAGAGCAGTCTTTCAAGCTGGTACAGGCCAGTCAGCTGATGGGCATGAGTCCGGCGCAGAGTTTCTTCAAAGTGAGCTTACCTTTATCCCGTGGCGCAATTGTTGCCGCATTAGCGCTGATCAGCATGGAAACTATGGCGGATTTTGCCACCGTGCATTACTTTGCGGTAAGCACCCTGACAACAGCTGTGTACGACACCTGGCTGGGATATTATTCGCTGACTGCCGCAGCCAAGATCTCGGGTATCATGCTGTTGTTTTTGTTTGTCGCGCTGTTACTTGAGCGTATGAGTCGTAAAACACAAGTGGTACATGAGCGACAGTCTGGGGTTAATGACACCTATCTTTACGATTTGACCGGTTATCAGGGGTGGCTGGCCTGGGGCTTCTGTATGCTGATCCTCGGTGTGGCGTTTTTTGTGCCGGTTGGAATACTCCTCAATTACGCGTGGCATTATTTTGATCAGGCCTGGAATGAGGAGTTTTTTAATTACGCGCTGCAGAGTTTGAAGATCAGTTTATACGTGAGTGCTATCGCTATGATGATCAGTTTATTGGTGGTGTATTATCAGCGCATTGAACCGGGCAAACTCTCCCCATTGCCGGGCCGGTTTGCCAGTACCGGATATGCATTACCAGGAACAGTTCTGGCAATTGCGGTGCTGTTACCACTCACTTTAATGGACACCAAACTAAATGAATGGCTTGATGGTTCAGGCTTTGAGCCCGGCCTGTTGCTGAGTGGTACCTTGTTCGCTATGGTTTTTGCCTATGTCGTGCGGTTTTATGCGATTGCCCATGGTGCCGTGGAATCGAGTTTTGTGCGTATTAGCCCGAGTATCGATATGGCCAGCTTATCACTCGGGAAAGGGCGCTTTCAGACCCTGACCCGGGTTCATATGCCCTTGCTGAAGCGTGGATTGCTGACCGCTGGTTTATTGGTGTTCATTGAATGTATGAAAGAACTGCCAGCTGCACTGCTGTTAAGACCATTTAATTTTGAAACCCTGGCCACCCATGTTTATCAATATGTCAGTGATGAGCAACTTGAACTGGCCTCTATCTCTGCCTTGTTTATCGTCCTGGTTGGACTGATCCCCTTATACTGGGTTAATCGCTCAATGGAACAACACAACTAA
- a CDS encoding ABC transporter ATP-binding protein, translating to MPSLEIQSLHYHYDGHPVIQQLDLTVAENEIVCLLGASGCGKTTTLKAIAGLLHPQQGEIRINGKSVSSELHFVAPQHRNIGMMFQDYALFPHLTVEQNIAFGLNKLSKPERYSRVAQMLELVHLEGYAKRFPHELSGGQQQRVAIARALAYHPNLLLLDEPFSNIDAQVRFQLIKDIRDIIKDQQVSAIFVSHSKDEAFAFADRLAIMHQGQIAQLGTPKELFQHPSSRQVAEFLGQGAYVAAQRHNGAQVETAFGSVESLIDIHSPVQEGQIYLRPSHIELFNAEQGQVEVMQHRFVGTEYLYAIELEGQVLEVAMPSDKPLDLSRPVSLKIKPHAINFFS from the coding sequence ATGCCAAGCTTAGAAATCCAATCGTTACACTACCATTATGATGGTCACCCTGTGATACAGCAGCTTGATTTGACAGTGGCTGAGAATGAAATAGTTTGCCTGCTCGGTGCCAGTGGCTGTGGTAAAACGACAACCTTAAAGGCCATTGCCGGGCTATTGCATCCTCAGCAGGGTGAGATCCGCATTAATGGCAAAAGTGTCAGCAGCGAGCTACATTTCGTCGCGCCTCAGCATCGCAATATCGGTATGATGTTTCAGGATTATGCACTGTTTCCGCACCTAACTGTTGAGCAGAACATCGCCTTTGGTCTCAATAAACTGAGCAAGCCAGAAAGGTACAGCCGTGTGGCACAAATGTTGGAGCTGGTGCATCTGGAAGGGTACGCGAAACGCTTCCCCCACGAGCTATCTGGTGGTCAGCAGCAGCGGGTCGCCATTGCCAGAGCCCTTGCATACCATCCCAACCTGTTGTTGCTGGACGAGCCGTTTTCAAACATCGATGCGCAGGTGCGTTTTCAGCTGATCAAAGATATTCGCGATATTATTAAAGATCAGCAAGTATCGGCTATTTTCGTCAGTCACTCCAAAGATGAGGCTTTTGCTTTTGCAGATCGGCTCGCCATTATGCATCAGGGGCAAATTGCCCAGCTAGGCACGCCCAAAGAGCTCTTCCAGCATCCGAGTAGTCGCCAGGTGGCGGAATTTTTGGGGCAAGGTGCCTATGTAGCAGCGCAGCGCCATAACGGTGCCCAGGTTGAAACGGCGTTTGGTTCAGTGGAGTCTCTGATTGATATTCATAGCCCGGTACAGGAAGGGCAGATATATCTCAGACCCAGCCATATTGAACTGTTTAATGCTGAACAGGGCCAGGTTGAGGTGATGCAACACCGCTTTGTCGGGACTGAGTATTTGTATGCCATTGAACTGGAAGGTCAGGTGCTGGAAGTCGCGATGCCGTCAGATAAACCTCTGGATCTCAGTAGACCAGTGAGTTTGAAAATTAAGCCCCATGCGATAAACTTCTTTTCTTAA
- the argR gene encoding transcriptional regulator ArgR, with the protein MQPQEKQEALVKAFKALLKEENFGSQGEIVDALKEQGFDNISQSKVSRMLSKFGAVRTRNAKQEMVYCLPAEMGVPTAKSPLRQLVIDIVHNEMMIIIRTSPGAAQLIARLLDSLGSADGVLGTIAGDDTIFIAPAKVSEIDETLERVKTLFDNV; encoded by the coding sequence ATGCAGCCGCAGGAAAAACAAGAAGCCCTCGTCAAAGCCTTTAAGGCCCTGTTAAAAGAAGAAAATTTTGGTTCTCAAGGTGAAATAGTCGATGCCCTAAAGGAGCAGGGATTCGATAACATTAGCCAGAGCAAAGTCTCTCGGATGCTAAGCAAGTTCGGTGCTGTCCGGACCCGCAATGCTAAACAGGAAATGGTGTATTGTTTACCGGCAGAAATGGGCGTGCCTACAGCCAAAAGCCCGTTGCGCCAGCTGGTGATTGACATAGTACATAATGAAATGATGATCATTATTCGTACCAGCCCGGGAGCCGCGCAGTTAATTGCCCGACTACTGGACTCTTTAGGCTCTGCAGATGGCGTCCTCGGCACTATCGCGGGTGATGATACCATTTTTATTGCACCCGCTAAGGTCTCTGAAATTGATGAGACACTGGAGCGTGTGAAAACCTTATTTGATAATGTCTGA
- the mdh gene encoding malate dehydrogenase, which produces MKVAVLGAAGGIGQALSLLLKNGLPAGSELALYDVAPVVPGVAVDLSHIPTAVKVAGFGKDDLDAALVDADIVLIPAGMPRKPGMDRADLFNVNAGIIKTLSEGIVKNCPKALVGVITNPVNGTVPIVAEVFKKAGTYDPARVFGVTTLDVIRAETFIAELKGLNVSDVKVPVIGGHSGTTILPLLSQVEGAEFSDEEVAALTKRIQNAGTEVVEAKAGGGSATLSMGAAAARFCFSLVKGLQGENVVEYAYVEGNTGDATFFAQPVRLGKNGVEELLPYGELSAFEQQAKDDMLATLEKDIKEGVDFMA; this is translated from the coding sequence ATGAAAGTTGCTGTATTAGGTGCCGCTGGCGGTATCGGTCAAGCATTGTCTCTTTTGCTTAAAAACGGTTTGCCTGCTGGTTCTGAGCTTGCGCTATACGACGTAGCGCCAGTAGTACCTGGCGTAGCGGTTGATCTGTCTCACATCCCTACAGCGGTAAAAGTTGCTGGTTTTGGTAAAGATGACCTGGATGCAGCGCTAGTTGATGCAGACATCGTTCTGATCCCTGCGGGTATGCCACGTAAGCCGGGCATGGACCGTGCTGATCTGTTCAATGTGAATGCAGGCATCATCAAAACTTTGTCTGAAGGCATTGTTAAGAACTGTCCTAAAGCCCTGGTAGGTGTTATCACAAACCCAGTTAATGGCACTGTGCCAATCGTTGCTGAAGTGTTCAAAAAAGCGGGTACTTACGATCCTGCTCGTGTATTCGGTGTGACTACACTGGATGTTATCCGTGCAGAAACTTTCATCGCTGAGCTGAAAGGCCTGAACGTAAGCGACGTGAAAGTGCCAGTGATTGGTGGTCACTCAGGTACTACAATTCTGCCTCTGCTTTCACAGGTTGAAGGTGCTGAGTTCTCTGATGAAGAAGTAGCAGCACTGACCAAGCGTATTCAGAATGCAGGTACTGAAGTGGTTGAAGCTAAGGCAGGTGGCGGTTCTGCAACTCTGTCTATGGGCGCAGCCGCAGCACGTTTCTGCTTCTCACTAGTTAAAGGCCTGCAAGGCGAAAACGTTGTTGAGTATGCGTACGTTGAAGGCAACACTGGCGATGCGACTTTCTTCGCACAACCTGTACGTCTTGGCAAGAACGGCGTAGAAGAGCTACTACCATATGGCGAGCTGAGCGCGTTTGAGCAACAAGCAAAAGACGACATGCTGGCTACTCTTGAAAAAGACATCAAAGAAGGTGTTGATTTCATGGCATAA
- the serA gene encoding phosphoglycerate dehydrogenase, whose product MSKVSLSKDKIRILLLEGVHQSAVETLKRNGYSNIEYVKTSLPESELIERIKNVHFVGIRSRTHLSEAVLEAAEKLVAVGCFCIGTNQVDLDAAKKRGIAVFNAPFSNTRSVAELVLGEILLLLRGIPKRNAMAHRGEWFKSAIGSFEARGKTLGIIGYGHIGTQLGIMAENIGMKVEFYDIEDKLTLGNAQQVQSLTQLLQRADVVSLHVPETSQTKNLIGMAELEVMKQGAILINASRGTVVDIDALAEALSAGKLSGAAIDVFPVEPKSNDEEFVSPLRQFDNVILTPHVGGSTQEAQENIGIEVAGKLTKYSDNGSTVTAVNFPEVSLPELSNRSRLLHVHENRPGVLTQINQAFAQHGINIAAQYLQTDESIGYVVIDVDSDHSEVALKELSAVEGTIRARILH is encoded by the coding sequence ATGAGTAAGGTATCGTTGTCAAAGGACAAAATTCGCATTTTATTGTTGGAAGGCGTGCACCAGAGCGCAGTTGAAACACTCAAACGCAATGGTTATAGCAATATCGAGTACGTCAAGACATCGCTACCTGAAAGTGAACTGATTGAGCGGATCAAGAATGTCCACTTTGTCGGGATCCGCTCACGTACTCACCTGAGTGAAGCCGTGCTGGAAGCTGCAGAAAAACTAGTTGCTGTTGGCTGCTTCTGTATTGGTACCAACCAGGTCGACCTGGACGCGGCTAAAAAACGCGGTATAGCCGTATTTAATGCGCCATTTTCTAATACGCGCTCAGTGGCTGAGCTGGTCCTGGGTGAGATCCTGCTACTATTACGGGGCATTCCAAAACGCAACGCCATGGCACACCGCGGTGAATGGTTCAAATCAGCTATTGGCTCCTTTGAAGCGCGCGGTAAAACACTGGGGATCATTGGTTATGGTCATATAGGAACTCAGCTGGGGATCATGGCTGAAAACATCGGTATGAAAGTCGAGTTTTACGACATTGAAGATAAACTCACCTTAGGTAATGCGCAGCAGGTACAGAGTTTAACTCAGCTATTGCAACGTGCTGATGTGGTGAGTTTGCACGTACCTGAAACGTCGCAAACCAAGAATTTGATCGGTATGGCTGAGTTGGAAGTAATGAAGCAAGGTGCCATTCTGATCAATGCATCGCGCGGTACAGTCGTGGATATCGATGCACTGGCAGAAGCACTCAGCGCAGGTAAACTCTCAGGTGCCGCCATTGACGTATTCCCTGTCGAACCTAAGTCTAATGACGAAGAGTTTGTCTCACCACTGCGCCAATTCGACAATGTGATCTTAACCCCACACGTAGGAGGCTCCACTCAGGAGGCTCAGGAAAACATTGGTATTGAAGTTGCTGGTAAACTAACCAAGTACTCAGACAATGGCTCAACGGTTACAGCGGTGAATTTCCCGGAAGTATCTCTTCCTGAACTATCTAATCGCAGTCGACTGCTGCACGTGCATGAGAACCGCCCTGGCGTGCTGACGCAAATTAACCAGGCTTTCGCACAGCATGGTATTAATATCGCAGCTCAATACCTGCAAACCGACGAAAGCATAGGTTACGTGGTGATTGATGTCGACAGCGATCATTCTGAAGTTGCTTTAAAAGAGTTAAGCGCAGTTGAAGGCACCATCCGTGCCCGTATCCTGCACTAA
- the rpiA gene encoding ribose-5-phosphate isomerase RpiA: MTQDEMKKAAAWAALQYVEAGTVVGVGTGSTVNHFIDALGSVKDTIKGAVSSSEASTEKLKALGIDVFELNDVSELDIYVDGADEINAHNQMIKGGGAALTREKIVAAVARQFVCIVDNTKHVDVLGQFPLPVEVIPMARSYVARELLKLGGDPVYRQGVVTDNGNVILDVHGLSITQAAELEEKINQIVGVVTNGLFAQRGANIVITGTPEGPQIK, from the coding sequence ATGACTCAAGATGAAATGAAAAAAGCAGCTGCCTGGGCGGCATTACAATATGTCGAAGCTGGTACAGTTGTTGGTGTGGGTACAGGTTCTACCGTAAACCACTTTATTGATGCATTAGGCAGTGTCAAAGATACCATTAAAGGGGCGGTTTCAAGTTCTGAGGCTTCCACAGAAAAGCTCAAAGCGCTGGGGATCGACGTATTTGAGCTTAATGATGTCTCTGAGCTGGACATCTACGTGGATGGTGCGGATGAAATTAATGCACATAACCAGATGATTAAAGGTGGTGGTGCAGCACTGACACGCGAGAAGATTGTTGCCGCAGTTGCCAGACAATTTGTCTGCATCGTCGACAACACTAAACATGTTGACGTACTGGGCCAGTTCCCTTTACCGGTTGAAGTGATCCCAATGGCACGAAGCTATGTTGCCCGCGAATTACTTAAGCTCGGTGGTGATCCTGTCTATCGTCAGGGCGTCGTGACAGACAATGGCAACGTGATTTTAGACGTACATGGACTGTCCATCACTCAGGCAGCCGAGCTGGAAGAAAAAATTAATCAAATCGTCGGTGTTGTCACCAATGGCCTGTTCGCTCAGCGCGGCGCCAACATCGTCATTACAGGTACCCCAGAGGGGCCACAAATTAAGTAA
- a CDS encoding 5-formyltetrahydrofolate cyclo-ligase, protein MKINSRLDENTATIRKKIRNDIRKSRNSLSEEQQKDAEEKLNINFIQHVDLPKKARIGIYLENDGELRTNLLIQSLWSKGMSLFLPVIHPFSKVTLLFQKYEKNSPMKRNRYAILEPELNCSEICPLAQLDYLLLPLVAFDDAGNRLGMGGGYYDRTLARYYRENWQQPKLIGLAHDCQKVPALPTEAWDVPLSTIITPQKCYQW, encoded by the coding sequence ATGAAAATAAATTCACGCTTAGATGAAAATACTGCAACTATCAGGAAGAAAATTCGGAATGATATTAGAAAATCTCGCAACAGCCTCTCTGAAGAACAACAAAAAGATGCAGAAGAAAAATTAAATATTAATTTTATTCAACATGTAGACTTACCTAAAAAGGCCCGAATCGGGATCTACCTTGAGAACGATGGCGAACTCAGAACAAACCTTTTAATTCAATCACTTTGGTCAAAAGGGATGTCACTTTTCCTGCCTGTGATCCACCCTTTTAGTAAGGTCACTTTGCTGTTTCAGAAGTATGAAAAAAACTCACCCATGAAGCGGAATCGCTATGCTATCTTAGAACCAGAATTAAATTGTAGCGAAATTTGCCCACTGGCGCAGTTAGACTATTTACTGCTTCCGTTGGTGGCGTTTGACGACGCAGGCAATCGCCTCGGTATGGGAGGTGGCTACTATGATCGTACACTGGCGCGTTATTATCGTGAAAACTGGCAACAACCAAAGTTAATTGGACTGGCACATGACTGTCAGAAAGTCCCGGCATTGCCAACAGAAGCCTGGGACGTGCCCTTATCAACCATAATCACGCCGCAAAAATGCTATCAGTGGTAA
- a CDS encoding carboxypeptidase, with the protein MLLKPLLFALSATLLTTLPQTVQAQTDTQGQLTQQIDAQVITEHKGTFNGARFAYTAATGTQPVWDKEGHPIATLHYTYYKKNKVKDPATRPLLISFNGGPGSASVWMHIAYTGPRVLKIDDEGYPMQPYGLKDNPDSVLDVADILFVNPVNTGYSRVLPEQDGSMADKQTLQKRFFGINADVEYLASWLNTFVNRHGRALSPKFLIGESYGTTRVSGLAHELQNKQWLFLNGVVLVSPTDIGIKRQGPVKSANRLPYFAATAWYHNALSEELQNQDLLSVLEQVEAYTLDHYLPALAKGAMLNEQARQKVAKKVAHYSGLSEQFVLQNNLDIPNQAFWKELLRERGYTVGRLDSRYLGIDKREAGEKPDYWPELDAWLHAFTPAINHYFRSELNYKTDIKYNMFGDVRPWDRSNNDVGEQLRLSMAKNPYLNVMVQSGYYDGATNYFDGKYNLWHLDPSGKMQDRLRFKGYRSGHMMYLRRPDLTQANQDLREFITDSLKFNQSAKY; encoded by the coding sequence ATGTTGTTGAAGCCATTACTTTTCGCACTTTCTGCCACTCTACTCACCACGTTGCCGCAAACAGTACAGGCACAAACCGATACCCAAGGCCAGTTAACCCAGCAAATCGATGCGCAGGTTATTACTGAGCACAAAGGAACCTTTAACGGAGCACGCTTTGCCTACACGGCTGCCACGGGCACTCAACCGGTATGGGATAAAGAAGGCCACCCCATTGCGACGCTACATTACACTTACTATAAAAAGAACAAAGTCAAAGATCCCGCCACTCGTCCGTTGCTGATCTCCTTTAATGGCGGACCGGGCTCTGCCTCTGTATGGATGCACATAGCTTATACTGGCCCCCGGGTACTGAAAATTGACGATGAAGGTTATCCAATGCAACCGTATGGTTTGAAAGATAACCCAGATTCTGTGCTGGATGTGGCCGATATCCTGTTTGTGAATCCAGTTAATACAGGCTATTCGCGTGTACTCCCCGAGCAAGATGGTTCAATGGCCGACAAACAAACTCTGCAAAAACGCTTTTTTGGTATCAATGCCGATGTGGAATATCTTGCAAGCTGGCTAAATACTTTTGTTAACCGCCATGGCCGCGCACTCTCTCCTAAATTTTTGATCGGCGAAAGCTATGGCACAACCCGTGTTTCTGGTTTAGCCCATGAGCTACAAAACAAGCAATGGCTATTTCTCAATGGGGTCGTACTGGTTTCTCCCACTGACATAGGCATTAAACGTCAGGGGCCTGTAAAAAGTGCTAACCGTCTGCCATATTTCGCCGCAACTGCCTGGTATCACAATGCGCTCTCTGAAGAGCTACAGAATCAGGATCTGCTTAGCGTACTTGAGCAGGTCGAAGCCTATACACTCGACCACTATCTGCCCGCTTTAGCCAAAGGCGCCATGTTGAATGAACAGGCACGCCAGAAAGTTGCTAAAAAAGTTGCCCATTACAGTGGGCTATCAGAGCAGTTCGTATTGCAAAATAACCTCGATATTCCCAACCAGGCTTTCTGGAAAGAGTTGTTACGCGAACGCGGTTACACTGTCGGTCGCCTGGACTCTCGTTACCTTGGAATTGATAAACGAGAGGCGGGCGAAAAGCCAGATTATTGGCCGGAATTGGATGCCTGGTTGCACGCATTTACACCTGCAATCAACCATTATTTCCGCTCCGAGCTGAATTATAAAACCGACATAAAATACAATATGTTTGGTGACGTGCGCCCCTGGGATCGCAGTAATAACGATGTCGGTGAGCAGTTGCGTCTGTCAATGGCGAAAAACCCTTACCTGAACGTAATGGTGCAGTCAGGTTACTATGATGGCGCCACCAACTACTTTGATGGTAAGTACAACCTCTGGCATCTCGATCCCAGCGGTAAAATGCAGGACAGATTGCGCTTTAAGGGCTATCGCTCAGGTCACATGATGTATCTGCGTCGCCCTGACCTGACTCAAGCCAATCAGGACCTGCGAGAATTCATCACCGACTCGCTAAAATTCAACCAGTCAGCGAAATATTGA
- a CDS encoding diguanylate cyclase, producing the protein MQRVLIVEDSKVVQQILRHLASQHLDVEIDYAWSLKETQALLESQHYTLALVDLTLPDASDGEVVQLTLSRNVPTVVLTSKIDEYSRQQMLEMGVVDYVIKDNRDSYLYAIKLVSRLLRNEGCQALIADDSMISRAVMRQMLEKQLFTVFEAQDGEQALNMLNAKPEIKLLLTDYAMPTMDGFELVKAVRNSRGRDDLAIIGLSGAGSHGLSAKFIKYGANDFLTKPFMNEEFHCRVMQTMDQLNLIADIKEYAHRDFLTGLYNRRYFCQHMDKVLKNKPDQFTLALLDLDHFKAINDRYGHLGGDKVLSQAAELLNSSFNHCLVARVGGEEFAVLMPGNDLKVAKDSCQDFRERFANTEFMIQDESLHCTLSVGIARCDKATLSDVMRAADNALYRAKEAQRNCVMVSES; encoded by the coding sequence ATGCAAAGAGTATTAATCGTCGAAGACAGTAAGGTTGTGCAGCAGATCCTACGCCACCTTGCGTCACAACACCTGGATGTGGAAATTGATTATGCCTGGTCACTCAAAGAAACCCAGGCATTGCTCGAGAGCCAACATTACACCCTGGCATTGGTAGATCTGACCTTACCTGATGCGTCGGACGGTGAAGTAGTTCAGTTAACTCTGAGCCGCAATGTTCCTACGGTGGTACTGACCTCCAAAATAGATGAGTACAGTCGTCAGCAAATGCTTGAAATGGGGGTCGTGGACTATGTGATTAAAGACAATCGGGATTCTTATTTGTACGCTATCAAATTGGTATCGCGTTTGTTGCGCAACGAGGGGTGTCAGGCGCTCATTGCAGACGACTCCATGATCAGCCGTGCAGTGATGCGGCAAATGTTGGAGAAGCAGCTGTTCACTGTATTTGAGGCTCAAGATGGTGAGCAAGCGCTCAATATGCTCAATGCCAAACCAGAGATAAAGCTTCTTTTGACTGACTACGCGATGCCAACTATGGACGGTTTTGAGTTGGTGAAAGCTGTGCGAAATAGCCGTGGGCGTGATGATCTGGCCATCATAGGTTTGTCTGGAGCGGGCAGTCACGGTCTGTCAGCTAAGTTTATAAAATATGGCGCCAACGACTTTTTGACAAAGCCGTTTATGAATGAAGAGTTTCACTGTCGTGTAATGCAAACGATGGACCAGCTAAATCTGATCGCAGACATTAAAGAATATGCCCACCGGGACTTTTTGACGGGCCTCTATAATCGCCGCTATTTTTGCCAGCACATGGATAAGGTACTCAAAAATAAACCGGATCAGTTCACGCTGGCCTTGCTCGATCTGGATCATTTTAAGGCGATCAATGATCGGTATGGCCACCTTGGTGGTGACAAGGTCTTGTCTCAGGCGGCGGAATTGTTGAATAGTTCATTCAATCATTGCTTAGTTGCTCGTGTGGGTGGAGAGGAGTTTGCGGTGCTGATGCCGGGTAATGATCTGAAAGTGGCCAAAGACAGTTGTCAGGACTTTAGAGAACGCTTTGCCAATACTGAGTTTATGATCCAGGATGAGTCACTGCACTGTACACTCAGTGTTGGGATTGCCCGATGCGATAAAGCGACACTCAGTGATGTAATGCGTGCGGCAGATAATGCGCTGTACCGAGCTAAAGAAGCCCAGCGCAACTGCGTTATGGTCAGTGAAAGCTAA
- a CDS encoding P-II family nitrogen regulator, which yields MKMISAIIKPFKLDEVREALAELGIEGMTVVDVKGFGRQRGHTELYRGAEYQVDFIPKIKLEIATRSENTQRVVEAITEIASTGKIGDGKIFVYDLEQIVRIRTGELDEEAI from the coding sequence ATGAAAATGATAAGCGCAATAATTAAACCATTTAAGCTGGATGAGGTTCGCGAAGCCCTGGCCGAGCTCGGCATTGAAGGCATGACCGTGGTTGATGTAAAAGGCTTTGGCCGTCAGCGGGGTCACACCGAGTTGTATCGTGGAGCCGAATATCAGGTCGATTTTATTCCTAAAATTAAGCTGGAAATTGCCACGCGCAGTGAAAATACCCAACGTGTTGTTGAAGCTATTACAGAGATCGCCAGCACAGGCAAAATTGGTGACGGCAAAATCTTTGTTTATGACCTCGAACAGATAGTCCGGATCCGTACCGGTGAACTCGACGAAGAAGCGATTTAA